A single region of the Phalacrocorax carbo chromosome 4, bPhaCar2.1, whole genome shotgun sequence genome encodes:
- the ARL9 gene encoding ADP-ribosylation factor-like protein 9 isoform X1 produces MATRPRPAAIGAAALALAAAAACAWAWARLRNRTAPTAGRTPPASTAAADQGKGHTKQVLVLGLDGAGKTSILHSLATNRVKRSVAPTEGFHAICVNTEESQLEFLEIGGSESLRSYWKMYLPKVLLLIYVVDSADHARLPVAKQLLHQLIQNNSTLPVVVLANKQDLEGAYSITDIHDALALSDIGDERKMFLIGTHVAEDGSKISSSMKDAKELIAQLVLETQ; encoded by the exons ATGGCCACCCGCCCGCGGCCCGCCGCTATCGGGGCAGCGGCGCTGGCCCTGGCGGCCGCGGCGGCCTGCGCCTGGGCCTGGGCCCGCCTGCGGAACCGGACCGCGCCGACCGCCGGCCGCACCCCCCCCGCCAGCACCGCCGCCGCCGATCAG GGTAAAGGACACACCAAGcaggtgctggtgctgggccTGGATGGGGCTGGGAAAACCAGCATTCTCCACTCCCTGGCAACTAACCGTGTCAAGCGCAGCGTGGCTCCCACCGAAGGCTTCCATGCCATCTGCGTCAACACCGAGGAGTCCCAGCTGGAGTTCCTGGAGA tcGGGGGCAGTGAATCTCTGCGTTCATACTGGAAGATGTACCTGCCCAAAGTGCTGTTGCTAATCTACGTCGTGGACTCGGCTGATCACGCCCGACTGCCTGTGGCAAAACAGCTGCTTCATCAACTGATCCAGAACAACTCCACCCTGCCGGTGGTGGTTCTGGCCAACAAGCAG GACCTCGAAGGTGCATATAGCATCACCGATATCCACGATGCTCTGGCGCTGTCTGATATTGGGGATGAGAGGAAGATGTTCTTGATTGGTACCCACGTGGCAGAGGATGGCTCCAAGATCTCCTCCAGCATGAAGGATGCCAAGGAGCTGATAGCGCAGCTGGTTTTGGAAACACAGTGA
- the ARL9 gene encoding ADP-ribosylation factor-like protein 9 isoform X2, translating into MYLPKVLLLIYVVDSADHARLPVAKQLLHQLIQNNSTLPVVVLANKQDLEGAYSITDIHDALALSDIGDERKMFLIGTHVAEDGSKISSSMKDAKELIAQLVLETQ; encoded by the exons ATGTACCTGCCCAAAGTGCTGTTGCTAATCTACGTCGTGGACTCGGCTGATCACGCCCGACTGCCTGTGGCAAAACAGCTGCTTCATCAACTGATCCAGAACAACTCCACCCTGCCGGTGGTGGTTCTGGCCAACAAGCAG GACCTCGAAGGTGCATATAGCATCACCGATATCCACGATGCTCTGGCGCTGTCTGATATTGGGGATGAGAGGAAGATGTTCTTGATTGGTACCCACGTGGCAGAGGATGGCTCCAAGATCTCCTCCAGCATGAAGGATGCCAAGGAGCTGATAGCGCAGCTGGTTTTGGAAACACAGTGA
- the SRP72 gene encoding signal recognition particle subunit SRP72 encodes MAAAAAGGAGVAAAALWSEVNRCGQNGDFARALKSVNKILQISKDDVTALQCKVVCLIQNGNFKEALSVINTHTKVLTSDVIAFEKAYCEYRLNRIENALKTIQSASQQTDKLKELYGQVLYRLERYDDCLAAYRDLIRNSQDEYEEERKTNLSAVVAAQSTWEKVMPEDLGLREATYELCYNSACALIGQGKLSEAMKKLQKAEELCRQSLSEDSDVTEEDIEAELAIIHGQMAYIMQLQGRTEDALQLYNQIIKLKPTDVGLLAVIANNIITINKDQNVFDSKKKVKLTNAEGVEHKLSKKQLQAIEFNKALLAMYTNQADQCRKLSASLQSQSPEHLLPVLIQAAQLCREKQHAKAVGLLQDFADQHPANAAEIKLTMAQLKIAQGSVTKACMILRSIEELQHKPGMVSALVTMYSHEEDIDSAIEVFTQAIQWYQQFQPKSPVHLSLIREAANFKLKHGRKKEAISDLEELWKQNPKDVHTLAQLISAYSLVDPEKAKVLSKHLPSSDTMSLKVDVDALENSHGATYVRKKAGKLTGDNQQKEQGQGDVKKKKKKKKGKLPKNYDPKVTPDPERWLPMRERSYYRGRKKGKKKDQVGKGTQGSTTAGSSELDASRTASSPPTSPRPGSAAAVSAASNVIPPRHQKPAGAPATKKKQQQKKKKGAKGGW; translated from the exons atggcggcggccgcggcgggtggcgcgggggtggcggcggcggcgttgTGGAGCGAGGTGAACCGCTGCGGCCAGAACGGCGACTTCGCCCGCGCGCTCAAGTCCGTTAACAAGA TACTGCAGATCAGCAAAGATGATGTGACTGCGCTTCAGTGTAAAGTAGTGTGTCTTATCCAGAATGGGAACTTCAAGGAAGCCCTCAGCGTAATCAACACTCACACTAAAGTGTTAACCAG TGACGTTATTGCCTTTGAGAAGGCCTACTGTGAGTACAGGTTGAATCGTATTGAAAATGCTCTCAAGACCATTCAGAGTGCCAGCCAGCAGACAGACAAACTGAAGGAGCTTTATGGACAAGTG TTGTACAGGTTGGAGCGTTATGATGATTGTCTGGCTGCATACAGAGATCTCATCCGCAATTCCCAGGATGAGTatgaggaagagaggaaaaccaACCTCTCTGCTGTTGTGGCAGCACAAAGCACGTGGGAGAAGGTGATGCCA GAGGATTTGGGCCTTCGAGAAGCTACCTACGAGCTGTGTTATAACAGTGCATGTGCATTGATTGGGCAAGGAAAGTTGAGTGAAGCAATGAAAAAactacagaaagcagaag aGCTGTGCCGCCAATCGCTATCGGAAGACTCT GATGTGACAGAGGAAGACATTGAGGCTGAACTGGCCATCATTCATGGTCAGATGGCTTATATCATGCAACTGCAGGGTCGTACAGAGGATGCTCTACAGCTCTACAATCAAATAATCAAGTTGAA GCCAACAGATGTAGGACTGCTAGCTGTCATTGCAAATAACATCATCACAATTAACAAG GACCAAAATGTCTTTGACTCAAAGAAAAAGGTGAAGCTGACCAATGCAGAAGGTGTTGAGCATAAACTCTCCAAGAAACAGCTTCAGGCAATTGAATTCAACAAAGCTTTGCTGGCAATGTACACTAACCAG GCAGATCAGTGCCGCAAGCTGTCAGCAAGCCTGCAGTCACAGAGCCCTGAGCATCTGCTCCCTGTGCTTATCCAGGCAGCCCAACTGTGTCGCGAGAAGCAGCATGCAAAGGCCGTAGGGCTTCTGCAG GACTTCGCAGACCAGCACCCTGCCAATGCAGCTGAGATCAAGCTGACGATGGCCCAGCTAAAAATTGCTCAAG GCAGTGTAACCAAAGCCTGCATGATCCTGAGGAGCATAGAAGAACTGCAGCACAAGCCTGGTATG GTGTCTGCGTTGGTGACAATGTACAGTCATGAAGAGGACATTGACAGTGCAATCGAGGTCTTCACACAGGCTATCCAGTGGTATCAGCAGTTCCAG CCAAAGTCTCCTGTCCATTTGTCGCTGATAAGGGAAGCTGCCAACTTCAAACTAAAGCATGGCAGGAAGAAGGAAGCAATCAGCGACTTGGAGGAGCTCTGGAA GCAAAACCCAAAAGACGTGCATACTCTGGCACAGCTCATATCTGCCTACTCCCTGGTGGACCCTGAAAAAGCTAAAGT ACTTAGCAAACACTTGCCTTCCTCGGACACCATGTCACTGAAAGTCGATGTTGATGCGCTGGAGAACTCCCATGGAGCAACCTATGTGCGGAAGAAAGCTGGGAAACTCACTGGAGATAACCAGCAGAAGGAGCAAGG ACAAGGGGAtgtgaagaagaagaagaaaaaaaagaagg gaaagctgCCTAAGAACTACGACCCCAAGGTGACTCCTGACCCTGAGCGGTGGCTTCCAATGCGAGAGCGTTCCTACTATCGGGGACGgaagaagggcaagaagaaggATCAGGTTGGCAAGGGGACTCAGGGTTCAACCACAGCTGGCTCCTCTGAACT GGATGCCAGTAGGACTGCCAGCAGCCCACCTACCTCCCCTCGGCCTGGCAGCGCTGCAGCTGTATCGGCTGCAAGTAATGTCATCCCTCCCAGGCACCAAAAACCTGCTGGTGCCCCGGCCAccaagaagaaacagcagcagaagaagaagaaaggggctAAAGGAGGGTGGTAA